The Chryseobacterium sp. 52 genome includes a region encoding these proteins:
- a CDS encoding N-acetylmuramoyl-L-alanine amidase gives MYKQKFKIILSFLLILSSTLIFSQKKFTIVLDAGHGGSDHGANRSYADIGRVAEKDVTLAVTLKVGAMLEKNRDFKVIYTRKIDEYPSLSDRTNLANRSKADLFVSIHCNSSQRPTAYGTETYVQGPNQNDENLEVAKRENDVIFLDEKDKQTFGSYNPSSPESLIALKLQQNKYLESSLLLGGLVEDNFVNKDKRFSRGVFQKNLHVLRMNAMPSVLIETGFINHPEESHYLASEKGQNEISESIYNAIIDYKRAIDRKTGGSIATKRPEPEKPAESPLKNDFRILLLSSPTKYNEGDPALKGLNYILPLKDNGQYKYYYGVTNMASVKDINLKTAKDAGFRNAYAVGFMPNQKLLTGYYTIEVYTGEKLNGNSFILQTLKDVERNKDNGIFYYTYGKVFTLEDAVKLQKDLESRGIKNTIIQKVFK, from the coding sequence ATGTACAAGCAAAAATTTAAAATAATTTTATCATTTCTCCTTATTCTTTCAAGCACTTTAATATTTTCGCAAAAGAAATTTACGATCGTTTTAGATGCTGGTCATGGGGGAAGTGACCACGGAGCGAACAGGTCTTATGCAGACATTGGAAGGGTTGCAGAAAAAGACGTTACGCTTGCCGTTACCTTAAAAGTAGGGGCAATGTTGGAAAAAAACAGAGATTTCAAAGTCATATATACCCGTAAGATTGACGAATATCCTTCTCTTTCGGACAGAACCAACCTGGCGAACAGAAGCAAAGCTGATCTTTTCGTCTCCATTCACTGTAATTCTTCACAACGACCTACAGCGTACGGAACTGAAACTTATGTGCAGGGGCCTAATCAGAATGACGAGAACCTTGAAGTCGCCAAAAGAGAGAATGATGTAATTTTTCTCGACGAAAAGGATAAGCAGACTTTCGGTTCTTATAATCCAAGTTCTCCGGAATCTCTTATTGCACTGAAACTTCAGCAGAACAAATATCTGGAATCAAGTTTACTGCTTGGCGGACTGGTGGAGGATAACTTTGTGAATAAAGATAAAAGATTTTCAAGAGGTGTTTTCCAGAAAAACTTACACGTATTGCGTATGAATGCAATGCCTTCCGTACTGATAGAGACCGGATTTATCAACCATCCTGAAGAAAGTCACTATCTGGCGTCTGAAAAAGGACAGAACGAAATTTCGGAAAGTATCTATAATGCGATTATTGATTACAAAAGAGCAATTGACAGAAAAACAGGAGGATCTATTGCTACCAAAAGACCTGAACCTGAGAAACCTGCAGAGTCCCCTTTAAAAAATGATTTCAGAATTTTATTACTGAGCTCACCTACCAAATACAATGAGGGAGATCCTGCCTTAAAAGGTCTAAATTATATTCTTCCTCTAAAAGACAACGGGCAATACAAATACTATTATGGGGTAACCAATATGGCTTCCGTAAAAGATATTAATTTAAAAACGGCAAAAGATGCAGGTTTCAGAAATGCCTATGCGGTAGGATTTATGCCTAATCAAAAACTGCTTACAGGATACTATACCATTGAGGTGTATACCGGTGAAAAGCTTAACGGGAATTCATTTATCCTTCAGACACTTAAAGACGTGGAACGAAACAAAGACAATGGTATTTTTTACTACACGTATGGTAAAGTTTTCACTTTGGAGGATGCTGTAAAGCTCCAAAAAGACCTTGAATCCAGAGGAATTAAAAACACCATAATTCAAAAAGTTTTCAAATAA
- a CDS encoding serine hydrolase domain-containing protein → MKLSIKWTLFFFSLLTSGLCSAQSKQTDPIRRTDSLLNVYKQENTPGTAVAIIKNGKVIYKKTYGLANLENKIPVTDSTAFNIASVSKQFTAFIALLAEKEGKLSLDDDIRIYLPELKHLPYKITVRQLANHTHGLPNFSEIKKLQGFGDEFKVTNDEGVQTILGIKSINFSPGEKYQYNNTGFTLLAEILHRIYKKDFNQIAKEYIFNPLLMKNTIALNDPDKIIPNTAESYRPAGNTFLKFPIAQMVDGSSNIYTTLNDLCKWASNFQNPIQGSRELYNTMQKSTVLSTGKTIEYGLGLQTEKYKGLDIVFHGGGTVGYRAYILHVPSQQFSVVMLGNKQSFEGLEIVYQLVDFFLKDQQTLPSLPQKTNYTPAELKKFEGIYEFSPGNFLEISAEGKDLYMGTYNRKGKEPLQMVGDSKFKIISIPTASLTFHTGSVVLRIADFTYTAKKITLNPPKAEKMVLSKFVGYYRNEEFNTTYQLVLENKKLIARHPLNGDIELYPLHPASFYSTTDYFGQLDFTYDQNNEITEFMLSGSNLLNVEFKKIK, encoded by the coding sequence ATGAAGCTATCAATCAAATGGACATTGTTCTTTTTTTCTTTATTGACTTCCGGACTCTGCTCTGCCCAATCCAAACAAACAGATCCGATCAGGAGAACAGATTCTCTCCTGAATGTCTATAAACAGGAAAATACGCCGGGCACGGCCGTTGCCATCATAAAAAACGGAAAAGTAATTTATAAGAAAACCTATGGCCTGGCTAATCTGGAAAACAAAATTCCGGTAACAGATTCCACGGCTTTTAATATCGCATCTGTTTCTAAACAGTTTACCGCATTTATTGCCCTATTAGCTGAAAAAGAAGGGAAGCTATCCTTAGATGATGATATAAGAATCTATCTGCCTGAGCTGAAGCATCTGCCCTATAAAATTACGGTCCGTCAATTGGCAAATCATACCCATGGATTACCCAATTTTAGTGAAATAAAAAAACTACAGGGTTTTGGAGATGAATTTAAAGTAACCAATGATGAAGGAGTACAAACCATTCTGGGGATTAAAAGTATCAACTTTTCTCCCGGAGAAAAATACCAATATAATAATACCGGTTTTACGCTGCTTGCTGAAATTCTCCACAGGATTTATAAAAAAGATTTTAACCAAATCGCCAAGGAATACATTTTTAATCCTTTGCTCATGAAAAACACCATAGCTTTAAACGATCCTGATAAAATCATCCCGAACACAGCAGAATCCTACCGGCCAGCGGGCAACACTTTTTTGAAGTTTCCTATCGCACAAATGGTGGATGGCTCATCTAATATCTATACGACACTGAATGATCTGTGTAAATGGGCCTCCAATTTTCAGAATCCCATACAGGGAAGCCGCGAGCTTTACAATACAATGCAAAAGAGTACCGTCCTCAGTACGGGCAAAACCATAGAATATGGATTGGGACTGCAGACTGAAAAATATAAAGGTTTGGACATCGTCTTTCACGGTGGCGGTACAGTGGGTTATCGTGCCTATATTTTACATGTTCCTTCCCAACAGTTTTCTGTCGTAATGCTGGGCAACAAGCAAAGCTTTGAAGGTTTGGAGATTGTTTATCAATTGGTAGACTTCTTTCTCAAAGATCAGCAGACCCTTCCTTCTCTGCCACAAAAAACAAATTATACTCCAGCTGAACTGAAAAAATTTGAAGGAATTTATGAATTTAGTCCCGGAAATTTTCTTGAAATATCAGCGGAAGGGAAAGATCTTTATATGGGAACCTATAACCGAAAAGGTAAGGAACCGCTTCAGATGGTCGGGGACAGTAAATTTAAGATTATATCTATTCCTACCGCAAGTTTAACCTTTCATACTGGCTCGGTTGTTCTTAGGATTGCTGATTTTACCTACACTGCCAAAAAAATAACCCTGAACCCACCTAAAGCAGAGAAAATGGTTTTGAGCAAATTCGTAGGTTACTACAGGAATGAGGAATTTAATACGACCTACCAGCTAGTCCTTGAAAACAAGAAGCTTATCGCAAGACATCCGTTGAATGGTGATATTGAACTCTATCCGTTACACCCTGCAAGCTTCTACTCCACAACTGATTATTTCGGGCAACTTGATTTTACATATGATCAAAATAATGAAATCACGGAATTTATGTTATCGGGATCAAATCTTTTAAATGTTGAATTTAAAAAAATAAAATAG
- a CDS encoding rhodanese-related sulfurtransferase, whose amino-acid sequence MQLYNTLSAEERAQLIDEAGKQRLTLSFYAYAKIEDPKKFRDELFIAWNALDALGRIYVAHEGINAQMSIPADQLEAFRDTLECYDFMKGIRLNVAVDQDDHSFLKLTIKVRHKIVADGLNDDSFDVTNKGIHLKAQEFNNLLEDPNTIVVDFRNHYESEVGHFEGAITPDVETFRESLPIINEQLQDFKEDKNLLMYCTGGIRCEKASAYFKHQGFKNVYQLEGGIIEYTRQIKEENIESKFIGKNFVFDHRLGERITDDIVSQCHQCGKPCDNHTNCSNDGCHLLFIQCDECKAAMENCCSTECLETVHLPLDEQVKLRRGVQVGNKVFRKGKSEALKFKNSGDLPDKPLAKAITKNIRQKITVKKVLVGKGEHYYTKSKIGQFLIENEELSVGDKVLISGPTTGEQELTMTEIFANGSLCETAKKGDQVTFEIPFKIRLSDKLYKIL is encoded by the coding sequence ATGCAACTGTATAACACCTTAAGCGCAGAAGAAAGAGCTCAACTTATTGATGAAGCTGGTAAGCAACGCCTTACTTTGTCTTTCTATGCGTATGCCAAAATTGAAGACCCTAAAAAATTTCGCGACGAATTATTTATAGCCTGGAACGCACTCGATGCGCTGGGACGTATTTATGTTGCCCATGAAGGAATTAATGCTCAGATGAGTATTCCTGCGGATCAATTAGAAGCTTTTCGTGATACGTTAGAATGCTACGATTTTATGAAAGGAATCCGATTAAACGTAGCCGTTGATCAGGATGACCATTCTTTTTTAAAATTAACCATAAAAGTTAGACACAAAATTGTTGCCGACGGTTTGAATGATGATTCTTTTGATGTTACCAATAAAGGAATTCACTTGAAAGCACAGGAATTTAACAATTTACTGGAAGATCCGAATACCATAGTCGTTGATTTTAGAAACCATTACGAAAGTGAAGTCGGTCATTTTGAAGGGGCTATTACTCCCGATGTAGAAACATTTAGAGAAAGCTTACCGATTATCAATGAGCAACTACAGGATTTCAAAGAAGATAAAAACCTGTTAATGTATTGTACAGGTGGAATTCGTTGCGAAAAAGCCAGTGCTTACTTCAAGCATCAGGGCTTTAAAAATGTTTATCAATTAGAGGGCGGGATTATTGAATATACACGTCAGATAAAAGAAGAAAACATTGAAAGTAAATTCATCGGTAAAAACTTTGTATTTGATCATCGCCTAGGAGAAAGGATTACAGACGATATTGTTTCGCAGTGTCATCAGTGTGGAAAGCCTTGCGATAATCACACGAATTGTTCCAATGATGGCTGTCATTTACTGTTCATTCAGTGTGATGAATGTAAAGCCGCAATGGAAAATTGTTGTTCTACAGAATGTTTGGAAACAGTACATTTACCTTTGGATGAACAGGTGAAATTAAGAAGGGGAGTGCAGGTTGGAAATAAAGTGTTCAGAAAAGGGAAATCAGAGGCTTTGAAATTTAAAAATTCTGGCGATTTACCCGATAAACCTTTAGCAAAAGCAATAACAAAAAATATTCGCCAGAAAATTACCGTTAAAAAAGTACTGGTTGGAAAGGGAGAACATTATTATACAAAATCAAAGATCGGGCAGTTTTTAATTGAAAACGAAGAACTTTCAGTCGGTGATAAAGTATTGATCTCAGGTCCGACAACTGGTGAACAGGAATTGACAATGACTGAGATTTTCGCTAACGGAAGTCTTTGTGAAACGGCAAAAAAAGGAGATCAGGTTACCTTTGAAATCCCTTTTAAAATTCGTTTGTCTGACAAATTATATAAAATTTTGTAA
- a CDS encoding FadR/GntR family transcriptional regulator: protein MQIQRKTLAQEVAERLIQGIINDEYTIGDKLPIEPELMKIYGVGRSSVREAIKILSIKGVLSVQQGVGTFVISKNIQESLETQINKAEIEEVYEVRSLLDSKIASRAAIYRTEEELKMIKMYLDLRDKFAEEDQAQECYQADINFHISIAEACGNTLLKEIYKIASKHILTSFEISHNNNTDSFKLSQKIHADLYTAIENKDSDTAAHIAQLIVERVY, encoded by the coding sequence ATGCAAATTCAAAGAAAAACATTAGCTCAGGAAGTCGCGGAAAGATTAATTCAGGGAATAATCAACGACGAATATACTATTGGAGATAAGCTTCCAATTGAGCCGGAACTTATGAAAATATATGGCGTGGGGCGTTCAAGCGTTCGCGAGGCTATCAAAATTCTTTCGATAAAAGGAGTTCTGAGTGTGCAGCAAGGCGTGGGTACTTTTGTGATATCAAAGAATATTCAGGAATCATTGGAAACCCAAATCAACAAAGCGGAAATCGAAGAGGTATATGAGGTACGTTCTCTTTTGGATTCAAAAATAGCATCAAGAGCGGCTATTTACAGGACTGAAGAAGAACTGAAGATGATTAAGATGTATTTGGATCTCAGAGATAAATTCGCTGAAGAAGACCAGGCCCAGGAATGTTATCAGGCTGATATAAATTTCCACATTTCTATCGCTGAAGCATGCGGTAATACCCTTTTGAAAGAAATTTACAAAATAGCCAGTAAACATATTCTTACCTCTTTTGAAATCAGTCATAACAACAATACAGATTCTTTCAAACTCTCACAAAAAATACATGCTGATCTTTATACTGCTATTGAAAATAAAGATTCTGACACTGCTGCGCATATTGCACAACTTATCGTTGAAAGAGTATATTAA
- a CDS encoding putative LPS assembly protein LptD — protein MAKTVLKNILQILIILIFNNFLAQKTPEKLPKNVVNDTISKKDTIVVKKESLDDILRTKADDQRRDVPKKMTFLNKNAQVKYQDMQIDADYISIDDNKSLIYARGKQDSLGKIIEPVITTQAGKKYETNEFSYNTKTRQAIAFNARTEENEGVITAQKTKKYNDSVFAMRNADYTTDEYYIKKKDTASDYFMRASNIKLIKTKNKSQIVTGPIQMYIEQVPTPLILPFAILPFSDKRAAGILIPSFGEREDVGFFLNGLGYYQPIGEHFDLKVLADIYTKGSWNVRPQMNYLKKYRYSGTFTADVGTMVRGIKGLDDYTKNSTYRIAWTHTQDAKANPFLTFSASVDIVSTKFYNNPLNNNYIFNQNVLNTQQNSGVTLTKRFLKLPITITGTASYAQNFATGLADLRLPQMNVAINQFYLFKSKTGVRQGLLENITVNTGFNLTNSVSTQESELFTKAMWDKMQTGLKNNIALGTNTTVAKYFTFSLSANIDNALTTKTLKKYYDPVKNVDADEIQKNIAGYSTFSSSASLQTTLYGMLKFKKGSAVEAVRHMMTPSLSFTYSPDFSSPGFGYYRNYYNAEGALTPYSIFEKGIVGSPSSGVVGALGFNIGNNIEMKVKSKSDSTGVKKIKIFESLNLSGNYNFAAKDHPWSVFSINGQSSFFNNKLSVNTSLSLEPYKIVFAPGATQGVRTEQFGAFSVQGFNVQLSYPLTSEIFGEKTDYAKKYPAKGEVRNENYYFDDDNYAHFDQAWTLNINANYAYSKGLSALGTKIASVGLDGSIKLTPYWNINGSTHFDLVTKDLAYTRIGFSRDQRSFTINFNWVPFGQYKVYDFFIGIKANILSDALKYKDRSFTQPNAPF, from the coding sequence TTGGCCAAAACCGTCCTCAAAAATATATTACAAATTTTAATTATCCTAATTTTTAACAATTTTTTAGCACAGAAAACTCCTGAAAAATTGCCTAAAAATGTGGTTAATGATACTATTTCCAAAAAGGATACCATTGTTGTAAAAAAAGAATCTTTAGATGATATTCTCCGTACAAAAGCGGATGATCAGCGAAGAGATGTCCCTAAGAAAATGACTTTTCTGAATAAAAATGCCCAGGTAAAATACCAGGATATGCAGATTGACGCAGATTATATTTCTATCGATGACAATAAAAGCCTGATCTATGCCCGTGGAAAACAGGATTCTCTGGGGAAGATTATTGAACCTGTAATTACGACTCAGGCAGGGAAGAAATATGAAACCAACGAGTTTAGTTACAATACCAAAACAAGGCAGGCTATTGCTTTTAATGCACGTACAGAAGAAAACGAAGGGGTAATCACGGCACAGAAAACCAAAAAGTATAATGATTCTGTCTTCGCAATGAGGAACGCGGATTATACAACTGACGAATATTACATCAAGAAAAAAGATACAGCATCGGATTACTTTATGCGGGCATCCAATATCAAGCTGATCAAGACTAAAAATAAATCACAAATTGTTACCGGTCCTATTCAGATGTACATTGAACAGGTTCCTACACCGCTTATTCTTCCGTTTGCCATTCTTCCGTTTTCAGACAAGAGGGCAGCTGGTATCCTGATTCCAAGTTTCGGGGAAAGGGAAGATGTAGGATTTTTCCTTAACGGACTTGGGTATTACCAGCCGATAGGGGAGCATTTTGACCTTAAAGTGCTTGCTGATATTTATACCAAAGGAAGCTGGAATGTGAGGCCGCAGATGAATTATCTGAAGAAATACCGTTATTCGGGAACCTTTACGGCAGATGTCGGAACGATGGTAAGAGGAATTAAAGGATTGGATGATTACACTAAAAACAGTACCTACAGAATTGCATGGACTCACACGCAGGATGCTAAAGCGAATCCTTTTCTGACTTTCAGTGCTTCTGTGGATATCGTAAGTACAAAGTTTTATAACAACCCGCTTAACAATAACTACATTTTCAACCAGAACGTTCTGAATACGCAGCAGAACTCAGGGGTAACACTTACCAAAAGGTTTTTGAAGCTGCCAATAACAATTACCGGAACAGCTTCATATGCTCAGAATTTTGCTACCGGACTGGCAGATCTTCGTCTTCCTCAGATGAATGTGGCGATTAATCAGTTTTATCTTTTTAAATCAAAAACAGGAGTAAGACAGGGGCTTCTTGAAAATATCACCGTGAATACAGGTTTCAACCTGACTAATTCTGTGAGTACTCAGGAGAGCGAACTGTTTACAAAGGCAATGTGGGACAAAATGCAGACCGGGCTTAAAAATAATATTGCTTTAGGAACGAATACAACTGTGGCGAAATATTTCACTTTCAGTTTAAGTGCGAATATTGATAATGCTTTAACCACTAAAACACTTAAAAAATACTATGATCCTGTAAAGAATGTTGATGCGGACGAAATCCAGAAAAATATTGCAGGATATTCTACATTCTCTTCATCAGCCAGTCTTCAGACAACGCTTTACGGAATGTTGAAGTTCAAAAAAGGATCTGCTGTAGAAGCGGTAAGACATATGATGACGCCGAGTCTTAGCTTTACCTATTCACCGGATTTCTCCAGCCCCGGTTTTGGATATTATAGAAATTATTATAACGCAGAAGGAGCCCTGACCCCTTATTCTATTTTTGAAAAAGGAATTGTTGGAAGCCCGTCAAGTGGTGTTGTGGGAGCTTTAGGTTTTAATATTGGAAACAATATTGAAATGAAGGTGAAATCTAAAAGTGATTCTACCGGGGTGAAGAAAATAAAGATCTTCGAATCTCTTAACCTTTCAGGGAATTATAATTTTGCGGCGAAGGATCACCCTTGGTCTGTTTTCAGTATCAACGGACAGTCTTCTTTCTTTAATAATAAATTAAGCGTTAACACCAGCCTGTCTCTGGAGCCTTATAAAATAGTTTTTGCTCCTGGTGCAACGCAGGGAGTAAGAACGGAGCAGTTTGGAGCTTTCAGCGTACAGGGATTCAACGTACAGCTGTCTTATCCATTAACGAGTGAAATCTTTGGTGAAAAAACGGATTATGCTAAAAAGTATCCCGCAAAAGGAGAAGTGAGAAATGAGAATTATTATTTTGATGATGATAATTACGCCCATTTCGATCAGGCCTGGACTTTAAATATTAATGCCAACTATGCCTACTCAAAAGGTCTTTCGGCACTTGGAACTAAAATTGCTTCTGTAGGTCTTGACGGTAGTATCAAACTTACTCCTTATTGGAATATCAACGGAAGTACCCATTTTGACCTGGTGACAAAAGATTTGGCGTATACAAGGATAGGATTTTCCAGAGATCAGCGAAGTTTTACCATCAACTTTAACTGGGTGCCTTTTGGACAATATAAAGTGTATGATTTCTTTATCGGTATAAAAGCCAATATCTTAAGCGATGCGCTGAAATATAAAGACAGAAGTTTTACACAGCCTAACGCACCTTTCTAA
- the rpsT gene encoding 30S ribosomal protein S20 translates to MANHKSALKRIRQNEVRRVRNRYYHKTARTALKVLRNEENKAAATEQLPKVIALLDRLAKKNIIHKNKAANLKSKLTKHVNKLA, encoded by the coding sequence ATGGCAAATCATAAATCAGCATTAAAAAGAATTAGACAAAACGAAGTTAGAAGAGTTCGTAACAGATATTATCACAAGACTGCAAGAACTGCTCTTAAAGTCCTGAGAAATGAAGAAAATAAAGCTGCTGCTACAGAGCAACTGCCTAAAGTTATCGCTCTTTTGGATAGATTAGCTAAAAAGAATATCATCCACAAGAACAAAGCGGCTAACTTGAAAAGCAAATTGACTAAGCACGTTAATAAATTAGCGTAA
- a CDS encoding trypsin-like peptidase domain-containing protein, with protein MKSTLKKLLPFAVVGVVSGATTVGTLQYFGQHSNNGDQSYFTAAAPNASFVGMNTGTVGDDFVKASKTTVPAVVTIKNYQSRSTSRASEQDLFDFFFGDPFGGGGRGQQRQKQQAPDNMPSGMGSGVIISPDGYIISNNHVVAGANKLEVVLSNKKSYIATLVGTDPNTDISLLKIEEKGLPYLNFANSDNIEVGQWVLAVGNPLGLNSTVTAGIVSAKGRGIGILGGQGKATNPIESFIQTDAAINPGNSGGALVNVNGDLIGINSAIQSTTGYYQGYGFAVPANLARKIVEDIKKFGIVQRGFLGVSSLDLSNDQQVLAYNKQFKTTIKSGSGVYVTGFGDKSGAEDAGLKKGDIITKIDTYEITDFADLSMSIGSKRPGDKVQVTYSRNGKESTTTVTLKDQQGGTSTRTKADLSVTEKIGADFEPLTEKFKTEYGLNSGVVAKNVSEGSEMAKIGIVDNYIIIEINGKPVNSQKDVEKTLDKYQGNVQVKFVDDYGRIYTKGFKMP; from the coding sequence ATGAAGAGTACTTTAAAAAAACTATTACCATTTGCAGTAGTGGGAGTTGTCTCAGGAGCTACTACCGTTGGGACATTACAATATTTTGGTCAGCATTCTAATAATGGCGACCAGTCTTATTTCACAGCAGCTGCCCCAAATGCCTCATTTGTAGGAATGAATACAGGAACAGTGGGCGATGACTTCGTAAAAGCATCCAAAACGACAGTTCCAGCCGTTGTTACCATTAAAAATTACCAGAGCAGGTCAACCAGCAGAGCTTCAGAGCAGGATCTGTTTGATTTCTTCTTCGGAGATCCATTCGGGGGCGGAGGAAGAGGCCAGCAGAGACAGAAGCAGCAGGCTCCTGACAATATGCCATCGGGAATGGGATCCGGAGTGATCATTTCACCGGACGGATATATCATCTCCAATAATCACGTTGTAGCAGGTGCCAATAAACTTGAAGTGGTTTTAAGCAATAAAAAGTCTTATATCGCCACTCTTGTGGGAACAGATCCAAATACAGATATTTCCTTGTTAAAGATCGAAGAAAAAGGACTTCCTTATTTAAATTTTGCAAATTCGGATAATATTGAAGTTGGACAATGGGTTCTTGCAGTAGGAAACCCGCTGGGATTAAATTCTACAGTAACAGCAGGAATTGTTTCAGCTAAAGGCAGAGGAATCGGTATTTTAGGCGGACAAGGAAAAGCAACAAACCCTATTGAAAGTTTTATACAGACCGATGCAGCGATCAATCCGGGGAACTCCGGAGGTGCTTTGGTGAATGTGAATGGGGATCTTATCGGGATCAACTCTGCGATCCAGTCTACCACAGGTTATTACCAGGGATACGGATTTGCTGTTCCTGCCAACTTAGCCAGAAAGATTGTTGAGGATATCAAGAAATTCGGTATTGTACAGAGAGGATTCCTGGGAGTTTCATCGTTAGACCTTTCTAATGATCAGCAGGTATTAGCATACAATAAGCAGTTTAAAACCACTATTAAATCAGGATCCGGAGTTTATGTAACAGGATTTGGAGATAAAAGTGGAGCTGAAGATGCAGGCCTGAAAAAAGGGGATATCATCACTAAAATAGATACTTATGAGATTACTGATTTCGCGGATCTTTCCATGTCTATCGGAAGCAAACGTCCGGGTGATAAGGTTCAGGTAACCTATTCAAGAAACGGTAAAGAAAGCACTACAACAGTAACTCTTAAAGACCAGCAGGGAGGAACTTCCACCAGAACAAAAGCTGATCTGAGCGTCACTGAAAAAATAGGTGCAGACTTTGAACCGCTTACCGAAAAATTCAAAACTGAATACGGATTAAACAGTGGTGTCGTTGCTAAGAATGTTAGCGAAGGAAGCGAAATGGCCAAAATTGGAATCGTAGATAACTACATCATTATTGAAATCAATGGCAAGCCTGTAAATTCACAGAAGGATGTAGAAAAAACACTGGATAAATATCAGGGTAATGTACAGGTGAAATTTGTGGATGACTATGGAAGAATCTATACCAAAGGATTCAAAATGCCTTAA
- a CDS encoding helix-turn-helix domain-containing protein produces MAFINDLGKIIVFLFLLLSVFLMTAKSERKLPDYLFASFLLISVIDFSGLFLSMPDSKILKGGKLASVLLQMPLYYLYVNSACYYNFKLRKKHLLHGLPFLFVFCFFSATGISKLGYRVFDVISIIQYYFYIIAVFLVLKNFRKLYQENYSSNHHLTYKWLMQTTVLFLIGNIFVLIRGFVENNSPVYNYLFTITSLFVLFVITWFVLNALYRPNLFAGINKDLVPVHSEKEVKEEPEQLKSLLKFMETEKPYLDDKLTLQKLAEQINLPEKQLSLLINQHTGKHFFDFINEFRINDAKTLLKEQSQLTVLEVLYEVGFNSKSSFYTAFKKETNLTPTDYRKSIV; encoded by the coding sequence ATGGCATTCATTAATGATTTAGGTAAGATTATTGTTTTTTTGTTTTTACTGTTAAGTGTTTTTCTGATGACTGCAAAATCCGAAAGAAAACTGCCTGATTATTTATTTGCTTCTTTTCTCCTGATATCTGTGATCGATTTTTCCGGTCTTTTCTTATCAATGCCTGATTCCAAAATACTCAAAGGAGGAAAACTGGCCAGCGTTCTCCTGCAGATGCCTCTGTATTATTTATATGTCAACTCAGCCTGTTATTATAATTTCAAACTCCGGAAAAAGCATCTTTTGCATGGGCTCCCGTTTTTATTTGTTTTTTGCTTCTTCAGTGCCACAGGAATTTCAAAACTGGGCTACCGGGTATTTGATGTGATCTCTATTATTCAGTATTACTTTTATATCATTGCTGTGTTTCTGGTGTTGAAAAACTTCAGAAAATTATATCAGGAAAATTATTCCAGTAATCATCACCTTACCTACAAATGGCTGATGCAAACCACTGTCCTTTTTCTGATTGGAAACATCTTTGTTCTTATCCGAGGTTTCGTTGAGAACAATAGCCCTGTTTATAACTACCTATTCACCATAACCTCCCTATTTGTTTTATTTGTAATCACCTGGTTTGTGCTGAATGCTTTGTACCGCCCTAATTTGTTTGCCGGAATCAATAAAGATCTGGTTCCTGTACACTCGGAAAAGGAAGTAAAGGAAGAACCGGAGCAATTGAAAAGCCTTCTGAAATTCATGGAAACTGAAAAGCCTTATTTAGATGATAAACTGACCTTGCAGAAATTGGCCGAACAGATTAATTTACCTGAAAAGCAATTATCCCTGCTGATCAATCAACATACCGGAAAACATTTTTTCGACTTTATCAATGAATTCAGAATTAATGATGCAAAAACCCTTCTCAAGGAACAGTCTCAGTTAACGGTACTGGAAGTATTGTATGAAGTGGGCTTCAATTCAAAATCTTCATTCTATACTGCATTTAAAAAGGAAACCAATTTAACGCCTACAGATTACAGAAAATCAATCGTTTAG
- a CDS encoding RidA family protein has translation MKQIINTVNAPAAIGPYSQANMANGILYISGQIPVDPATGKLVEGIEKETHQVMKNLEAVLTEAGMTFKNVVKATIFLKSMDDFAVMNDIYASYLDADSYPARETVQVSCLPKNVDIEISMIAHQD, from the coding sequence ATGAAACAAATAATCAACACAGTTAATGCACCTGCAGCAATCGGGCCTTATTCACAAGCTAATATGGCAAACGGAATATTGTATATTTCCGGACAGATCCCTGTAGATCCTGCAACTGGTAAATTGGTAGAAGGAATTGAGAAGGAAACGCATCAGGTCATGAAAAACCTTGAAGCTGTTCTTACGGAAGCAGGAATGACCTTCAAAAATGTAGTGAAGGCTACGATTTTCCTTAAAAGCATGGACGATTTTGCCGTGATGAATGATATTTATGCTTCATATCTTGATGCAGACAGCTATCCTGCCCGCGAGACTGTACAGGTTTCTTGTCTGCCTAAAAATGTTGACATTGAAATTTCTATGATTGCACATCAGGATTAA